One Streptomyces sp. CG4 genomic window, ACCGGAGAGCATCTTGATCAGCGTGCTCTTGCCGGCGCCGTTCTCACCGAGCAGCACATGGACCTCACCCCGGCGCAGATCGAAGTCGACGCCGTCGAGCGCGACCACGCCGGGGAAGGTCTTCCGTATGCCCTCGATGCGCAGCAACTCGTCCGGGTCGCTCACGACGTGCTCCTGTTCTTCTGGGGATGCTCGCCGCACGAGCGGCGCACGACGAGCCGGGCGGAGAGGGTGACGGACGCGGCCGCCCGCCCCTCGATGCGGTCGACGAGGGCCCGTACGGCGGCCCGCCCCAGCTCACCGGTCGGCTGGGCGATCGCGGTGACGGGCGGATCGGTGTGCACGAACCAGGGGATGTCGTCGAACGCGGCGAGCGCGATGTCGTCCGGAACGCGCAGTCCACGCGCGCGTACCGCGTCGAGCGCACCGAGTGCCATGAGATTGTCGGCGGCGAAGACGACCTCCGGCGGCCGAGGCAGATCCAGAAACCCCTCGGTGACCCGCCGCCCGCTCTCGGCCTGGAAGTCGCCCTGGCCGATGTAGGCATCGGGAAGCGGAAGCCCGTGCTCGGCGAGCGCGGCCCGGAAGGCCTCGACACGCTCACTGCCGGTCGTGGTGGCGGCGGGCCCGGCGATGATGGCGAGCCGCCGATGCCCGAGCCCATGCAGATGCGCGACCAGATCCCGTACGGCCGCCCGCCCGTCGGCGCGTACGACGGGCACGTCCAGGCCCGGGATCCACCGGTCCACGAACACCATGGGAGTCCCGGCCCGAGCGGCGTCGAGCATGAGCGGCGACCCCCCATCGGTGGGGGACACGAGGAGCCCGTCGATCCGCCGGTCGAGCAGATTCCGCACGTGGTGGTCCTGCAGCTCGGGCCGCTCGTCGGCGTTCCCGATGATCACGCTGTACCCGAGCGCCCGTGCCTCCTCCTCGACGGAGCGGGCCAGCTCGGTGAAGTAGGGGTTCAGCACATCGCTGATCACCAGCCCGAGGGTGTGGGTCTGGTCGGTACGCAGCGACCGGGCGACGGCGTTGGGCCGATACCCCAGCGCTTCGACGGCGGCCAGCACACGCGCCCGTGCGTCGGCACTGACCGACGGATGCGCGTTCAGGACACGCGAGACCGTGGCGACGGACACGCCGGCTGCAGCGGCGACGTCCTTGATGCTCGCCATCCCCGGACTCACCTCCTCGTGAGACTCCTTGGCGGCCAGGCGTGTAATCGATTCCACGTTGTGCCGCAGGAAGGATTGGAATCGATTACACAGGGCGAAGGCAAGAGGTTGAACGTTGACCGAAACCTAATCGTGACCGGAGGCCAGGAAGGGCCGGCACCGGGGTCTAGACGTGGTCTGGGCGGGGTCTAGGCGAGGTCTAGGCGGGGTCGGTGCCGGGCCCGGGCCGGCTCAGATCCGCCTTGGCCCGCCGGGTGCGCTCGTCGGCGAGGACTTCCGTACGGCCCGCCTCCACGGCGTCGAAGGCCTGCGCGGCGATCGACTCCGGGGTGTTCTTCAAGCCGGTGACATGGGCGGCCATGTCCGTGTCGATGTACCCGCAGTGCACGCCGACGACCAGGACGCCCGTGCCGCCCAGCTCTCCCCGGATCCCGTTGGTCATGGCCCAGGCGGCGGCCTGACACACCCCTTTTCCGTCAGCCGCCCCTTGCGGAAGGGACTGTCACCGGCCCATTGACCCGAGCCCCTGATCGTCCGCTTCCAGGGACGAAGGCCCGCGTCTTCCCGGACGCGGGCCTTCGGCATACCCAAGGGACCGGGCTGCTCACTCCGTGCCGAACAACCCCGCCGCGTCTGTGGCGTGTACGGCGCGCTGGGCCCATACCTCCAGCTGGGCGAGGTCCGTACAGGCGGTGACTCGCTCGCGGGTCCCATCTGCCACCGGGATTCCCCGCCACTCCAGGATGCGCAGGATCATCTCCCTGCGACCCTCGATACGGCCCTCGGCTCTGCCCTCTTCCCTGGCTTGTTCCCTGCCTTGTTCCCTGCCTTCCGCGCGCACCTGCTCCGCCAGGGGGTGTCGCCAGAAGTACTGGATCGCCATCCTCGTCACTCCGCGTCGAACAGCTCCGCCGCGCTCGTGGCGTGTACGGCGCGCTGGGCCCAGGCCTCCAGCTGGGCGAGGTCCCTGCACGCCGCCACTCGCTTGCGGTCGGCGTCAAGTACCGGGATGCGGCGCCATTCCAGAATCTGGAGCACCATCTCGGCCTTGGCCTCGGCCCGGCCCTGTTCGAGGCCTTGCTCCAGGCCTTGTTCCAGACCTTCTTCCAGGCCTTGATCGCGGCCTTCCGCGCGTACCTGTTCCGCGAGCGGGTGTCGCCAGAAGTACTGGATCGCGGTCATCAGGTCCCTCCACATCTGCTTCGCCTGGGGGTCGGCCAGGCAGGAGTCGACAAACTGCACGAAGACTGCGGCACTGTCGGGGTCGATGGTCCGCAGGGCGGCGGCCAGGGATTCCAGTATGGCCGGAGCCTGCGGGCCACGCCCGTGTGTCATGGCCGAGAGCACCGCAAGAGGTACGTCCCGCTCGGCCTGCCGCTCGTCCGAGATCACCGGCACGTTGTCCGGACCCAGCACCAGCGGCCGTACCGTCATCGAGTCCCAGCCCGGGAAGCCGAACCGGATCGGCTTCGATGCCCACTGCGCCGTCCTGCTGCTCTGGGTGATGACGATGAGCACGGGCTCGCAGCGGTACTTCTCATGCAAGTACGAGAGGTAATAAGGCCAGCTGCCCCGTTTCCGCTCGTCCGCCTTCCCCTGCGACTCCACCACCAGCAGGTACGTGCCCTTGTCCGTCTCCGCCCGCAGCAGGGTGTCCACCCGGCGCTCGACCGGTTCGATCTCGGTGAGGTCCACGTTCAGCGCGGCGATCTCCCGAGGCTCGGGGAAGGGCACGTGCAGCACCTTCTGTAACGCCTTCGTCAGCAGCGTCGGATCCTTCTGAAAGATCCGATGCAACGCCTCATGCGACGAGCCGACCATCACGCGGCCCCCAGCTCACACCACACGTACTTTCCCCGGTCCCCGAACCGTGCCGTGGGCTGCCACCCCCAGTACTCCGCACAGGCCTTCACCAGCCCCAGCCCCCGCCCGTCCTCCAGCTCCGCCACCTGCTCCAGCGGACGCGGCGGATCCGGCGGAGCGGGATCGGTGTCCCACGCCCCGATCCACACCGTGCCCTCCGGGGTACGACGCACCCTCAACGCCGCCGGCCCCTTCGTATGCCGCACGGCATTGGACACCAGCTCAGCCGCCAGCAACTCCGCCGTGTCCACGATCCCGATCAACCCATGCAGGGTCAGAATCAGGCGCAGGGTGCGGCGGCACACCGTGACGGCTCTGAGGTCGTTGGGGACGTAGAGCGTGTAGTCCCAGGCTTCGTTTTCGGGCATGCGTCATCAACTCCAGTACACAGAGAGGGATTTGGCGCGCGGTGGCCTTGCAGCCGTCATGGGAGGACAGCGCGGTGCGCTTCCGCTACGTGTGCGCTACGTCACCGAAGGTAGGGGTAACGTGTAACCCGTGGCAAGCTGATCGCGCGATCCGCCCCCGAAAGAGGAGGAGCAACCCCCCCATGGTCCAGAGGCGCGAACCAACAGCCCGTCAGCTGCGCCTGGGAGTCGAATTGCGCAGGCTGCGCGAGGCGGCAGGACTCACCGCCGTCCAAGCGGCGGCGCTACTCGGGGTGAACAGGGTCCAGATGAGCCACATCGAATCAGGCCTCACGGGAGTCAGTGAAGAGCGGCTGCGTCGACTCGCGTCCCATTACGCCTGTACAAACGCGGAGTTCATCGATGCCTTGGTCGAGATGGCCACGGACCGGACACGAGGTTGGTGGGAGGAGTACCGGGGCCGGCTTCCTACGTCATTCCTGGACCTGTCCGAGTTGGAGCACCACGCCCGATTCCTGCGCCACGTAGCAATCCTCTATGTGCCGGGCCTGCTGCAGACGGAGGACTACTCGCGTGCCGTCTTCTTGTCCAGGCTGCCGGAACTGACCGGCGAGGAAGTCGAGTTGCGCATCCAGCACCGTAGGGCCCGCCAGGAGTTCAGCATCCCGTACGAAGCGGTGATCCATGAGGCGGCCCTTCGGATCAGAGTCAGCGACCGTGCCACCGCAAGGGCTCAACTCACCCGGCTCCTTGAGCTCTCCGAAGCCGACCACATCACCGTGCGCGTCATCCCCTTCGATCTGGACGGCTTCGCCAGAGCCTCCAGCGCGATGACGTATGTGGGCGGCACCCTGCCCAAGCTGGACACCGTGGTACGGGATGCACCTCACGGTTCCGTGTTCATCGACTCCGAAGCTCAGCTCGGTACCTATCGAACGCGCTTCCGTAAGGTGGAGCGCGTATCGCTCGACCCCGACCGGTCGCGGGACTTCATGCGCGATCTGACCAAGGAGCTGTGAAGCCTCCCATGAGCCCACTCGACAACTGGCGGAAGTCGTCCTATTCCGGCGAAGGCGACGGCAACGAATGCGTGGAGATCGCCGCCACCCCCACCCACATAGCCATACGTGACTCGAAGACCCCCACCCGAGCTACCCTCACCTTCCCCGCCCCCTCCTTCACCGCGTTCCTCGGGGCCCTGAAGAAGCGGGACGTGACACCGTAGCGCCTGCGACTGCGCCCGCACCGGCGCGAGGCCTCAGCCGTATCGCCCTGTTCAGGGCCAGAAGGCAACGGCCAGGCCGATCAGCGTGCCGAGGACGACGAGGCCGCCGAAGATGCCGAAGCCGATGCCAACCTTCACGCTCGTGGGCCGCAGTTCCTGCCACCCCAGTTCCTGGGCCACGCCCCGGATCAGGCGATGGCCGTCGGCCGACGAGAAGCGGTATCGCCCGGTGCCGTCCGGCGTCCCGCCCTTGACGACATACAGGATCCGCCCGGCGGACACCGTCTTGCCCAGGCGGACACCGCCCGGGCCGGCCCCGTATCCGACGGTGCGGACGATGTCCGTCATGGTGAATGCCCGCTCCTGCCGGCGCAGCACGACGCGGTAGGTGTGCACCTGCCGTTGCCGTTCCCGGCTGGGGACGTCAACGGTCAGCTCGAATCCCTGCCCTGTACGGCTCATGCGATACGGCGTGTCCGTGACGGCGGCCTCGATACGGGCCTGGAACTCCCCGACGGCGTCGGTCCTGTTGGCTCCCCACATGGGCAGGCACGGTAACAGTGCCATTGTCAGACCCCACCAGTACCGTCGGTCGTGTGGAGGGACTCGCTTGCGCCGAGGGCTCTGTGGCGGGGCTGTGACGTTAGACGGTTGCAGGTGCGATCGCCAGCTGTGAGCATGGCAAGGGCGGAAACGTTTCTTATCAGCCCGTACCGGGGGAGGCCATATGAAGTTCGACATGGGTGCGCAGACGTTGTCGACGTTGATGCGTGATTCGCGTGGGTCGAGTCAGGATCTGGGGACGTTGATCCGGCAGTTGGTGCAGGCGGCGGAGCCGTTGGAGGGGAAGTTCAACGGTGCGGGTCGTGCGGCGTTCGATCAGTTCAAGGCGCGGGCGGACGGGATCGCGAAGGAGCTGAATGGGTCGCTGGGGGCGATCCTGGGTGGTCAGTCCGGGATGGACAGTGCGTTCAGTACGGGTGACCAGGAGCAGGGTGACAACGCGAAGCGGCAGATGGGTTCGGCCAACTTCGACGCGGCGCGTTTCTCGGGCCGCTGAGTGTCTGTGCGTTTCGGAACTTTTTCGGGGAGTGGTGTGTGATGGCGGGTGCGAATGCGGATCGTCGGTCGTACGACACGTCGGCGTCGGCGGATGTGCAGGGGAATCTCGCGGGGGTGATCGCTCAGTTGGAGACGGTCATCGGGGCGCGGGACAAGCAGGTGAAGAAGGCGATGGCGGACTTCACGGCGGATGGTGTGGCGGATGAGTACCACGGCAAGGAGCGTCGTTGGAATCATGCGTCGCAGGAGGTGCGGAACATCATTCATCTGCTGAAGACGACGATGGAGAAGAACGACTCGACGGCGCATTCGACGCTGGCGAGGGCGAAGTCCGCGGTGGACAACATCGGCTGAACGGCGGTCTTGGCCGTGTGTTCCTGATCGCTTGTTCTTGATGGTTCGTGACGGCTGGGTGCCGGGTTCACGGGGGTGGGTATGACGGGCTGGGATCTGCATCCGCAGGGCATCAATCATGTGCTGACGACGACGGAGAAGACGGCGTCGCATCTGGAGACGTACGCGAACGATTTCGGTACGCATCTGCAGTCGGCGGCGTCGAGTGCGGGCACGATCTCCGCGGACGGCGGCTCCGGCGGTCACGGTGGTCATGGCTGTCATGGCGGTCATGGCGGTCATGGCGGTCAGGGTGGCCAGGGCAAGGACGGCGGGAAGTCGTCGGGCGGTCTGGTGGCGTTGGCGTTGTCGCAGTATGCGGAGCGTGCGACGAAGGACTTGCAGTTCATCGCGGCGCGGGCGGGTAAGTCGTTGCAGGGTGCGGTGGATGCGACGAAGGCGTACATGGACGGGGACGAGGCGATGGCCGCGCGTGCGCAGCGTGATGCGTCGATGCCCGGGGTGAAGATGCCGGGAGTGGGCCAGGCGTGATCAAGCCGGAGGAGATTCCTGAGTTCACTGGTGATCTGGAGCAGTTGGAGAAGGATTACGGTGCGCTGAAGAAGGATGCCGGGCTGGTCCGTTCCACGGGTGCGGATGTGCATGGGCAGTTCCAGAAGCTGCGGGGGTTCTATCAGGCTCCGGAGGCGGAGAAGCTGTTCGGCTCGACGCGGCCGGTGGCGGACCGTTCGGATGCGTTCGCCACGCATCTGGAGACGGTGTCGTCGGCGTTGTCGGGGTATGCGGCGGAGATCCGTCCGCTGGTGGCGAAGCTGAAGCAGCTCAGGCATGACGCGGTGGCGTTCGTCGACTCGGTCAAGGGTGATCACGACTGGGAGTACGACGAGGACAAGGTCAAGAAGAACAACCAGCTGCGTGATGATGTGACGGCGGCGGTGGCGGCGTTCTGGGCGGCGGAGCGGACGTGCCACAACAAGATCACGGCGATCTGGCACGGGACGCAGATGGTCGCCGGGGATGGCTCCAACAGGTCGGACATGTACGGCTACAACGCTTCGGACCTGAAGGGTGCGAAGGGGTTGCCGTGGGGTGATCCGGTGGAGCAGAAGCACCACTGGTACGAGTTCGGGCACTGGGCGAAGTCGTTCCTGTGGGACGGCATTTGTGTGGACGGGATCTGGGGCACGATCAAGGGTCTGGGGACCCTGGTGGGTGTCGATGGCTGGGATGCGATGAAGCAGGCCTGGAAGGGTCTGGCGCAGCTGGCGACGGCGCTGGAGTTCATGGCCAATCCGGTGACGGCGG contains:
- a CDS encoding LacI family DNA-binding transcriptional regulator; amino-acid sequence: MASIKDVAAAAGVSVATVSRVLNAHPSVSADARARVLAAVEALGYRPNAVARSLRTDQTHTLGLVISDVLNPYFTELARSVEEEARALGYSVIIGNADERPELQDHHVRNLLDRRIDGLLVSPTDGGSPLMLDAARAGTPMVFVDRWIPGLDVPVVRADGRAAVRDLVAHLHGLGHRRLAIIAGPAATTTGSERVEAFRAALAEHGLPLPDAYIGQGDFQAESGRRVTEGFLDLPRPPEVVFAADNLMALGALDAVRARGLRVPDDIALAAFDDIPWFVHTDPPVTAIAQPTGELGRAAVRALVDRIEGRAAASVTLSARLVVRRSCGEHPQKNRSTS
- a CDS encoding ATP-binding protein codes for the protein MPENEAWDYTLYVPNDLRAVTVCRRTLRLILTLHGLIGIVDTAELLAAELVSNAVRHTKGPAALRVRRTPEGTVWIGAWDTDPAPPDPPRPLEQVAELEDGRGLGLVKACAEYWGWQPTARFGDRGKYVWCELGAA
- a CDS encoding helix-turn-helix domain-containing protein, translated to MVQRREPTARQLRLGVELRRLREAAGLTAVQAAALLGVNRVQMSHIESGLTGVSEERLRRLASHYACTNAEFIDALVEMATDRTRGWWEEYRGRLPTSFLDLSELEHHARFLRHVAILYVPGLLQTEDYSRAVFLSRLPELTGEEVELRIQHRRARQEFSIPYEAVIHEAALRIRVSDRATARAQLTRLLELSEADHITVRVIPFDLDGFARASSAMTYVGGTLPKLDTVVRDAPHGSVFIDSEAQLGTYRTRFRKVERVSLDPDRSRDFMRDLTKEL
- a CDS encoding DUF397 domain-containing protein, yielding MSPLDNWRKSSYSGEGDGNECVEIAATPTHIAIRDSKTPTRATLTFPAPSFTAFLGALKKRDVTP
- a CDS encoding pore-forming ESAT-6 family protein, producing the protein MAGANADRRSYDTSASADVQGNLAGVIAQLETVIGARDKQVKKAMADFTADGVADEYHGKERRWNHASQEVRNIIHLLKTTMEKNDSTAHSTLARAKSAVDNIG
- a CDS encoding DUF6507 family protein, which codes for MTGWDLHPQGINHVLTTTEKTASHLETYANDFGTHLQSAASSAGTISADGGSGGHGGHGCHGGHGGHGGQGGQGKDGGKSSGGLVALALSQYAERATKDLQFIAARAGKSLQGAVDATKAYMDGDEAMAARAQRDASMPGVKMPGVGQA